The Desmonostoc muscorum LEGE 12446 genome includes a region encoding these proteins:
- the hypB gene encoding hydrogenase nickel incorporation protein HypB → MCVTCGCSDDGETKITNLEVSEAEHNHHHHTHTLADGTVITHSHSHDTHTEASQVHAKIHGTTISLEQDILAKNNLIAAQNRGWFKGRNILALNLMSSPGAGKTTLLTRTINDLKHQLSISVIEGDQETTNDAKKIQETGCKVIQINTGTGCHLDASMIDRGLQQLNPPLNSVVMIENVGNLVCPALFDLGELFKVVILSVTEGEDKPIKYPHMFRASDIMILTKIDLLPYVQFDVQKCIEYAKQVNPQIQIFQVSTTTGIGLDNWYKWVTEKIKNVSTVITA, encoded by the coding sequence ATGTGTGTAACCTGCGGTTGTTCTGATGATGGCGAAACCAAAATTACAAATTTGGAAGTGAGTGAAGCTGAACACAATCACCATCACCATACTCATACTTTAGCTGATGGCACCGTGATTACCCACTCCCACAGTCATGATACCCACACCGAAGCATCTCAAGTTCATGCTAAAATACATGGCACAACTATATCATTAGAACAGGATATATTAGCAAAAAATAATTTAATAGCAGCCCAAAATCGAGGATGGTTTAAAGGTCGAAATATTCTTGCTTTAAATTTAATGAGTTCTCCTGGTGCTGGGAAAACAACTCTTTTAACTCGCACTATCAATGATTTAAAGCATCAATTATCTATTAGCGTCATTGAAGGCGACCAAGAAACTACTAACGATGCTAAAAAAATTCAAGAAACAGGTTGTAAAGTCATCCAAATTAACACTGGAACAGGCTGTCATTTAGATGCATCAATGATAGACAGGGGTTTACAACAACTAAATCCACCGTTGAATTCAGTTGTAATGATTGAAAATGTGGGAAATTTGGTTTGTCCAGCTTTATTTGATTTAGGAGAACTTTTTAAAGTAGTAATCCTTTCTGTCACGGAAGGTGAAGATAAGCCGATAAAATATCCCCACATGTTCCGCGCTAGTGACATCATGATTTTGACTAAAATTGATTTGCTACCTTACGTGCAATTTGATGTGCAAAAATGCATAGAATATGCTAAGCAAGTTAATCCGCAAATTCAGATTTTTCAAGTTTCTACAACTACTGGTATAGGGTTAGATAATTGGTATAAATGGGTAACTGAAAAGATAAAAAATGTGTCAACGGTAATTACTGCGTGA
- the hypA gene encoding hydrogenase maturation nickel metallochaperone HypA, which produces MHELGITQNIVAIVVEHAKGAKVQRVVLEIGKLSAIMPDAILFCFDICTQGTVLQGATLEILEIPGLARCQQCGAEIYLDKPFGICNCGSVKLDLISGEELKIKEIEIEELCV; this is translated from the coding sequence ATGCATGAATTAGGAATTACCCAAAATATTGTCGCAATTGTAGTTGAACACGCCAAAGGTGCAAAAGTACAACGAGTTGTATTAGAAATTGGCAAACTTTCAGCTATTATGCCCGACGCTATCCTATTTTGTTTTGATATTTGCACTCAAGGTACAGTTTTACAAGGGGCGACATTAGAAATTTTAGAAATTCCTGGTTTAGCGCGATGTCAGCAATGCGGTGCAGAAATTTATTTAGATAAACCATTTGGTATCTGTAACTGCGGTAGCGTCAAATTAGATTTAATATCTGGTGAAGAACTCAAAATTAAAGAAATCGAAATAGAGGAATTATGTGTGTAA